A genomic segment from Flavobacterium inviolabile encodes:
- a CDS encoding DUF3822 family protein encodes MSSTTTIASKNYKKLSIQVALNGLSFCVTDTLNDRIVDLQHVVFKNTQSLEDQLWRTFVDHPALTKYYDEVVVLHDNNFSTFVPKPLFDENYLGSYLQYNTKVFETDFFAFDEIEAYEMNNVYVPFVNVNNFLIDQFGTFDYKNVNTVLVSRLLDLSKNKEEKQVYIHIQETHFEIVIIANMKLLLYNSFEYKTPEDFVYYLLFTLEQLQLNPESIAVSLLGKISENHPCFEIAYRYVRNIALLDTVDLQSKYSLTESETLQNYILLHS; translated from the coding sequence ATGTCATCAACAACTACGATAGCTTCAAAAAACTACAAAAAATTGTCCATTCAGGTTGCGCTCAATGGACTTTCTTTTTGTGTGACCGATACGCTCAACGACCGTATTGTTGATTTACAGCATGTTGTCTTTAAAAACACCCAATCACTGGAAGATCAGTTGTGGCGCACTTTTGTGGATCATCCCGCACTGACAAAATACTACGATGAAGTGGTTGTGCTGCACGACAATAATTTCAGCACTTTTGTGCCGAAACCGCTGTTTGATGAAAATTACCTGGGCAGTTATCTGCAATACAATACCAAAGTATTTGAAACCGATTTTTTTGCCTTCGATGAAATTGAAGCCTACGAGATGAACAATGTATATGTTCCGTTTGTGAATGTAAACAATTTCCTGATCGATCAGTTCGGTACTTTTGACTATAAAAACGTGAATACAGTATTGGTATCCCGACTGCTGGATTTGTCAAAAAACAAAGAAGAAAAACAGGTTTACATTCATATTCAGGAAACTCATTTTGAGATTGTTATCATTGCTAATATGAAGCTATTGTTATACAATTCCTTTGAGTATAAAACACCAGAAGATTTTGTTTATTATCTGCTATTTACGCTGGAGCAATTGCAGTTAAATCCGGAAAGTATCGCTGTTTCCCTATTGGGTAAAATCAGCGAGAACCATCCTTGTTTTGAAATTGCCTATCGTTATGTTCGTAATATTGCCCTGCTGGATACCGTTGATCTACAGTCAAAATATTCTCTCACAGAAAGTGAAACACTACAAAATTATATCCTACTCCATTCATGA
- the dnaX gene encoding DNA polymerase III subunit gamma/tau — MEQFIVSARKYRPQTFKDVVGQQAITNTLLNAIENNHLAQALLFTGPRGVGKTTCARILARKINQEGYDDPYEDFAFNVFELDAASNNSVDDIRNLIDQVRIPPQTGKYKVYIIDEVHMLSQAAFNAFLKTLEEPPRHAIFILATTEKHKIIPTILSRCQIFDFKRITVKDAKEHLAEVAKSQNISFEDDALHIIAQKADGAMRDALSIFDRVVSYCGTNLTRQAVTENLNVLDFEYYIKVTDLLLENKIPDLLLAYNDILAKGFDGHHFVAGLASHFRDLLVCKNPATLVLLEAGEHAQNLYREQSQKTSQDFLLQGIDVANDCDLKYKSSQNQRLLVELCLMQLASINFDGEKKKLNNL; from the coding sequence ATGGAACAGTTTATCGTATCAGCCCGTAAATACAGACCGCAAACATTTAAAGATGTTGTTGGTCAGCAGGCTATTACCAATACGTTATTAAACGCCATCGAAAACAATCACCTGGCTCAGGCATTGCTTTTTACCGGTCCGCGTGGTGTGGGTAAAACCACCTGTGCCCGTATTCTGGCCCGTAAAATCAATCAGGAAGGCTATGATGATCCTTATGAAGATTTTGCATTCAACGTTTTTGAGCTGGATGCGGCTTCAAACAACTCTGTTGACGATATCCGTAACCTGATCGATCAGGTTCGTATACCACCACAAACAGGAAAATACAAAGTATATATCATTGACGAGGTACACATGCTTTCTCAGGCTGCATTTAATGCTTTCCTGAAAACGCTGGAAGAACCGCCACGACATGCTATTTTTATCCTGGCAACTACCGAAAAACACAAAATCATCCCAACGATATTATCCCGTTGTCAGATTTTTGATTTTAAACGTATTACCGTTAAAGATGCCAAAGAACACCTGGCAGAAGTAGCGAAAAGCCAGAATATTTCATTTGAAGACGACGCTCTGCACATTATTGCCCAAAAGGCAGATGGTGCAATGCGTGATGCTTTGTCTATTTTTGACCGTGTTGTTTCCTATTGCGGAACAAACTTGACCCGTCAGGCTGTTACCGAAAACCTGAATGTTCTTGATTTTGAATATTATATTAAGGTAACCGATTTACTTCTGGAAAACAAGATCCCGGATTTACTATTGGCTTATAACGATATCCTGGCAAAAGGTTTTGACGGACATCATTTTGTTGCCGGTCTGGCTTCACATTTCAGGGATCTACTGGTTTGTAAAAACCCGGCTACGCTGGTATTGCTGGAAGCCGGTGAGCATGCACAGAATTTATACCGCGAACAGTCCCAAAAAACGTCGCAGGACTTTTTATTACAGGGTATTGATGTTGCCAATGATTGTGATTTAAAATACAAAAGCAGTCAGAATCAGCGTCTTTTAGTAGAACTATGCCTGATGCAGCTTGCCTCTATCAATTTTGATGGAGAAAAAAAAAAGCTAAACAATTTATAA
- a CDS encoding sensor histidine kinase, which produces MKLKINFLIGFAIAVLVVLTAMQYYLVKTTYHYKVAQFQLEVKEKIGAITDDYTAIDSSIFYEKDILYKRLAQEYFKNPKMKLQLKNRLLKNDFKSELTARLKKQLEREFPEDSIDFALVANKFIIYENAQKSDTVFAEKPLIGNKLFGNLASLDNAFLVRNYVGTASNLVPDTNYKLLTEDTLYVSVNNWQQIILKRMAMVLFLSVTAMFILVVLFVMAIKALIRQKKVNDVKTDFINNITHELKTPLTTLSVSTKILEQKGVKENEAVFNTVLDTINRQNTRLQHLIDQVMTNSLGYEEIALQKVKTNSNVFLKAIIDDFKIAYPDVVIVHELPVSGYFLEVDPFHLTTAINNVLDNAVKYGCKNIRVSTVVKDKLLKIEIQDDGIGVAKEKQTLLFDKFYRVEQGNIHTTKGLGLGLYYVDQIIKAHKGAVKIDSELGKGTLFHISIPAI; this is translated from the coding sequence ATGAAACTCAAAATAAACTTTTTAATCGGTTTTGCTATAGCTGTACTGGTCGTATTAACGGCAATGCAGTACTATCTGGTAAAAACTACCTATCATTATAAAGTAGCGCAATTCCAGCTGGAGGTAAAAGAAAAGATCGGAGCCATTACCGATGATTATACGGCTATTGATTCCAGTATTTTCTATGAAAAAGACATTCTTTACAAGCGATTGGCACAGGAGTATTTTAAGAATCCCAAAATGAAGCTGCAGTTAAAGAACAGGCTGCTGAAAAATGATTTTAAAAGTGAGCTGACAGCCCGGCTGAAAAAACAGCTGGAACGGGAGTTTCCGGAAGATTCCATTGATTTCGCCCTGGTTGCCAATAAGTTTATTATATATGAAAATGCGCAAAAAAGTGATACTGTTTTTGCCGAAAAACCGCTTATCGGGAACAAACTTTTCGGAAATTTAGCGAGTCTGGACAATGCTTTTCTGGTCCGGAACTATGTGGGTACCGCCAGTAATCTGGTTCCGGATACGAATTATAAACTGCTCACGGAAGATACCTTATATGTTTCCGTTAATAATTGGCAGCAAATCATATTAAAACGAATGGCCATGGTGCTTTTTCTTTCGGTGACGGCAATGTTCATCCTGGTCGTACTGTTTGTAATGGCTATAAAAGCCCTGATCAGGCAGAAGAAAGTAAATGATGTTAAAACCGATTTTATCAATAACATCACCCATGAATTAAAGACACCGCTGACAACTTTATCTGTGTCGACAAAAATCCTCGAACAGAAAGGGGTTAAAGAAAATGAAGCTGTTTTTAATACGGTTTTGGATACGATAAACCGTCAGAATACCCGTTTACAGCATTTAATAGACCAGGTCATGACAAATTCACTGGGCTATGAAGAAATTGCGTTACAGAAAGTAAAAACGAATAGTAATGTCTTTCTAAAGGCTATTATAGACGATTTTAAAATAGCTTATCCGGATGTGGTGATTGTGCATGAATTACCGGTTTCCGGCTATTTTTTAGAAGTAGATCCTTTCCATTTAACAACGGCTATTAACAATGTTCTGGATAATGCAGTAAAATACGGCTGTAAAAATATCAGGGTTAGTACGGTTGTTAAAGATAAACTTTTAAAAATTGAGATCCAGGATGACGGAATTGGTGTTGCCAAGGAAAAACAAACACTGCTGTTTGATAAGTTTTACAGGGTCGAACAGGGAAATATCCATACTACAAAAGGGCTTGGCTTAGGCTTGTACTATGTTGACCAGATCATTAAAGCCCATAAAGGTGCCGTTAAAATTGATAGTGAATTAGGAAAAGGGACTTTATTCCATATTAGTATTCCCGCCATTTAG
- the kdsB gene encoding 3-deoxy-manno-octulosonate cytidylyltransferase has protein sequence MKIIAVIPARYASTRFPAKLMQDLGGKTVILRTYESAVQTRLFDDVFVVTDSELIYEEIVSHGGKAIRSIKEHESGSDRIAEAIENMDVDVVVNVQGDEPFINAEPLEQVLDIFKNDTGKQVDLASLMREITDKKDIENPNNVKVIVDQKGFALYFSRSVIPYPREENVGVRYMQHIGIYAFRKEALLDFYKLPMLSLEASEKLEQLRYLEYGKRIRMVETSHVGIGIDTPEDLEKARKMILS, from the coding sequence ATGAAAATAATAGCTGTAATTCCTGCCCGTTATGCTTCCACACGTTTCCCCGCAAAACTGATGCAGGATCTGGGTGGTAAAACGGTTATTTTAAGAACGTATGAAAGTGCTGTTCAGACCCGATTGTTTGATGATGTTTTTGTAGTAACCGATTCGGAGCTTATTTATGAGGAAATAGTATCCCATGGCGGAAAAGCCATCAGAAGCATCAAAGAACACGAAAGCGGCAGCGACCGTATTGCAGAGGCTATCGAAAATATGGATGTTGATGTTGTGGTAAATGTACAGGGCGATGAACCGTTTATCAATGCGGAACCGTTGGAACAGGTTTTGGATATTTTCAAAAACGATACCGGAAAACAAGTAGATCTGGCGTCTTTGATGCGGGAGATTACCGATAAAAAAGATATTGAAAACCCGAATAATGTAAAGGTAATTGTAGACCAGAAAGGATTTGCCTTATATTTTTCCCGTTCCGTGATACCGTATCCGAGAGAAGAAAATGTAGGCGTACGCTATATGCAGCATATCGGTATTTATGCTTTTAGAAAAGAAGCCCTGCTGGATTTCTACAAATTGCCGATGCTTTCACTTGAAGCTTCCGAAAAACTGGAGCAATTACGCTATTTAGAATACGGAAAACGCATCCGGATGGTCGAAACCAGCCATGTAGGCATCGGGATTGACACTCCGGAAGACCTTGAAAAAGCCCGGAAAATGATCCTGTCATAA
- a CDS encoding NAD(P)H-dependent oxidoreductase has product MKKIVIINGHPNKESFNFALAEAYQKGAEQSNAVISTITIAELNFNPNLAFGYQKRMEMEPDLQAAWQKIKEADHLVWVHPVWWGGLPAITKGFIDRVFLPGLAFRYRENSVWWDKLLKGKTAHIITTLDQPGWYYRLVYGRPSVNQLKKTVLEFCGVKPVRVSYVGIIKTSEKAQREKWLQQVFEMGRKQL; this is encoded by the coding sequence ATGAAAAAAATAGTTATCATCAACGGGCATCCCAATAAAGAGAGTTTCAATTTTGCTTTGGCAGAAGCATACCAAAAAGGAGCGGAGCAATCCAATGCTGTTATAAGTACAATAACCATAGCCGAATTGAATTTCAATCCCAATTTAGCATTCGGCTACCAAAAGCGTATGGAAATGGAACCGGATCTGCAAGCCGCCTGGCAAAAAATAAAAGAAGCCGACCACCTGGTTTGGGTTCATCCCGTTTGGTGGGGCGGATTACCAGCTATTACAAAAGGATTTATCGACAGGGTCTTTTTACCGGGTTTAGCTTTTCGTTACCGTGAAAATTCGGTATGGTGGGATAAGCTTTTAAAGGGAAAAACAGCCCATATCATTACCACACTGGATCAGCCGGGCTGGTATTACCGGCTTGTTTACGGCAGGCCAAGCGTTAATCAGCTAAAAAAGACCGTATTGGAATTCTGTGGTGTAAAACCGGTCAGGGTAAGTTATGTGGGAATAATCAAAACTTCTGAAAAAGCACAGCGCGAAAAATGGCTGCAACAGGTTTTTGAAATGGGACGCAAACAATTATAA
- a CDS encoding DNA polymerase III, producing the protein MQRASVKQHDELPKEAFTETDMLLQWNKFAQRLSDSGQKIMATYMQINDPVLHGTTIRLELPNEGSKVDFDNNKIELLGYLRGKLHNHDIVIDVHVNEVVETKYAFTTQEKFDKLKAINPALELLRKTFDLDL; encoded by the coding sequence ATGCAAAGGGCTTCTGTTAAGCAACACGACGAATTACCCAAAGAAGCTTTTACAGAAACAGATATGTTACTGCAATGGAATAAGTTTGCACAGCGATTAAGCGACAGCGGTCAGAAGATCATGGCAACCTATATGCAGATCAACGATCCTGTTCTGCACGGAACAACCATTCGCCTGGAACTGCCCAACGAAGGTTCCAAAGTGGATTTTGACAACAATAAAATCGAATTACTGGGCTACCTGAGAGGAAAACTACACAATCACGATATTGTTATTGACGTACACGTAAACGAAGTGGTAGAAACAAAATATGCTTTTACCACCCAGGAAAAATTCGATAAGCTTAAAGCGATCAATCCGGCATTGGAATTGTTGCGCAAGACTTTCGATCTTGATTTATAA
- a CDS encoding response regulator transcription factor → MKKILLAEDDTDFALVLKQYLALHDYDVTWTKDGEEALAMFQKESFNIGIFDVMMPKIDGFTLAEKIIQLDANVPFIFLTAKKMKEDKLKGLKLGADDYIVKPFEADELVLRLNNILKRSGQQAVTVPVSTKIPVGAYVFDTKRLELHFENSIQRITEKEAALLLFLINNSNQLLKREVVLKAVWGNTDFFSGRSMDVYISKLRKHLSDDQHIAIESIRNIGLEFKLDRGM, encoded by the coding sequence ATGAAAAAGATACTTTTAGCAGAAGATGATACCGATTTTGCATTGGTTTTAAAGCAGTATTTAGCACTTCATGATTATGATGTTACCTGGACAAAAGACGGTGAAGAAGCACTGGCGATGTTTCAGAAAGAGTCTTTTAATATTGGTATTTTTGATGTGATGATGCCTAAGATTGACGGTTTTACCCTTGCCGAAAAAATCATTCAGCTGGATGCGAATGTTCCTTTTATTTTCCTGACTGCCAAAAAAATGAAAGAGGATAAACTGAAAGGGTTGAAATTAGGTGCCGATGATTATATCGTAAAGCCTTTTGAAGCCGATGAGCTGGTTCTCCGGCTGAATAATATCCTTAAAAGATCCGGGCAGCAGGCGGTAACAGTACCCGTTAGCACAAAGATTCCCGTTGGCGCGTATGTTTTTGATACCAAACGACTGGAATTGCATTTTGAGAACAGCATACAGCGCATTACCGAAAAAGAGGCCGCCCTGCTCCTTTTCCTGATTAACAACAGCAATCAGCTGCTTAAAAGAGAAGTTGTTCTTAAAGCTGTTTGGGGAAATACGGATTTTTTCTCCGGCAGAAGTATGGATGTCTATATCAGTAAGCTGCGGAAACATCTTTCAGACGATCAGCATATTGCTATTGAAAGTATCCGGAATATCGGGCTTGAGTTTAAGTTGGATAGGGGGATGTGA
- a CDS encoding outer membrane beta-barrel protein yields the protein MKKYHILILAILCTLRLTAQEDPKVLEEVVIKQEAKAFSIKNGNIKVDVANTLFKANTNPVDLISKLPGIQVSPDRENIMVVGKGNALIYIDNQRVTVNDLNVLTVEDIKTIEIIQNPSSKYDADGRAVILITRKRTKKEGFMLSLTENATFKRYFNNYLGGNTSYKRGNIELKANFNYNQLTVWESNGNDFSIPDKDIVSNYLVTAVTKRPQYIYGAGIFYKINDDDNFSFSFNGKTDKDLFDITTDTYNRQQNDENNIATLNQNNGNRQFHNAFMNYNHKIKSMEALLFTGIQYSGHTQKTRSEIFNNYNNTTFDPTQNRDQRFHVDLFSGRMDFEKPFKNQMKLELGIFHSQAAATTDFNSYTFNPEAIQASSYHYKEKNSAGYFQFSSSFKKINYSLGTRVENTIVEGKYKMADALLIDKNYTRLFPKLQLEIPVDSTKTFTLNYAKSISRPDFLSASQVTAYINPYFSFANNINIDPTITNEISANFQYGNKLLKISYNQKDNPVYMGSTYDDTQNMLTLKPVNFEKESGYSIELTTPFTYKIWTATNVLNLTYNKIEDPGAVLNGTRPYLYYYSNHTFKLPKAIELMVNAWGITRQQEGIFERKSLFTIDAAVSKTFSKHFDCTLSCNDIFRQLTFYDSFTVNNVTAKGRYYTDLQMLSLAVKYSFGKISNSEFKEKSIDENANRIR from the coding sequence ATGAAAAAATATCACATTCTCATTTTAGCCATCTTATGCACACTCCGGTTAACAGCCCAGGAAGATCCGAAAGTATTAGAGGAAGTAGTCATCAAACAGGAAGCAAAAGCGTTCAGCATTAAAAACGGAAACATTAAAGTAGATGTCGCCAATACGCTTTTTAAGGCCAATACCAACCCGGTTGATCTAATATCAAAACTACCCGGTATTCAGGTAAGTCCGGACCGGGAGAACATTATGGTTGTTGGAAAAGGAAATGCCCTGATCTATATTGACAATCAGAGAGTAACGGTTAACGACTTGAATGTCTTAACGGTTGAGGATATTAAAACAATCGAAATCATTCAGAATCCATCCTCTAAATATGATGCCGATGGCCGCGCTGTCATTCTGATTACCCGCAAACGCACCAAAAAGGAAGGGTTTATGCTCAGCCTCACCGAAAATGCAACTTTTAAAAGGTATTTTAATAACTATTTAGGCGGAAATACCAGTTACAAAAGAGGCAATATAGAGCTAAAGGCAAATTTTAATTACAACCAGCTCACTGTATGGGAAAGCAACGGTAACGACTTTAGCATACCGGATAAAGATATTGTTTCCAACTACCTGGTAACCGCAGTCACCAAAAGGCCGCAATATATTTACGGAGCGGGTATTTTCTACAAGATCAATGATGACGATAACTTCTCATTTAGCTTTAACGGAAAAACTGATAAAGATCTTTTTGACATAACTACAGACACGTATAACAGGCAGCAAAATGACGAAAATAATATTGCAACCTTAAATCAAAACAACGGAAACAGGCAGTTTCACAATGCTTTTATGAACTACAACCATAAAATTAAAAGTATGGAAGCCTTGCTTTTTACCGGTATACAATATTCCGGGCATACCCAGAAAACCCGAAGCGAGATCTTTAATAACTATAACAATACCACGTTTGATCCCACCCAAAACAGGGATCAGCGATTTCATGTCGATCTTTTTTCCGGCCGTATGGATTTTGAAAAACCATTTAAAAACCAGATGAAACTGGAATTGGGCATCTTTCATTCACAGGCCGCTGCAACTACCGATTTCAACAGCTATACTTTTAATCCCGAAGCGATACAGGCATCGTCATACCATTACAAAGAAAAGAATAGTGCCGGGTATTTTCAGTTTTCCAGCAGCTTTAAAAAGATTAATTACAGCCTTGGCACACGGGTAGAAAACACAATTGTTGAAGGAAAGTATAAAATGGCAGATGCTTTATTAATAGACAAGAACTACACCCGGCTGTTCCCGAAACTACAGCTGGAAATCCCCGTAGACAGCACTAAAACCTTTACTTTAAATTATGCTAAAAGCATCAGCAGACCGGATTTTCTGTCGGCCAGCCAGGTAACAGCCTATATTAACCCGTATTTTTCTTTTGCTAACAACATTAACATTGATCCTACCATTACAAATGAAATCAGTGCTAATTTTCAGTATGGTAATAAATTACTGAAAATCAGTTATAACCAAAAAGACAATCCCGTTTATATGGGAAGTACCTATGATGACACTCAGAACATGCTCACTTTAAAACCGGTGAATTTCGAAAAAGAGTCGGGTTACAGTATCGAATTAACCACACCGTTTACCTATAAAATCTGGACAGCTACCAATGTGCTGAATTTGACCTATAATAAAATAGAAGACCCCGGAGCCGTTCTGAACGGAACAAGACCATACCTGTATTACTACAGCAATCACACGTTTAAACTGCCCAAAGCGATCGAATTAATGGTAAACGCCTGGGGCATTACCCGCCAGCAAGAAGGCATTTTTGAAAGAAAAAGTCTGTTTACGATTGATGCTGCCGTTTCAAAAACATTCTCGAAGCACTTCGATTGTACGCTGAGCTGTAATGATATCTTCCGGCAACTGACCTTTTACGATAGTTTTACCGTTAACAACGTCACTGCAAAAGGAAGGTATTATACGGATTTGCAAATGCTTTCCCTTGCCGTAAAATATTCCTTTGGCAAGATCAGTAATTCGGAATTCAAAGAGAAAAGTATCGATGAGAATGCGAACAGAATCCGTTAA
- a CDS encoding copper resistance protein NlpE, with the protein MAAETPKADSTQVTRTVSGMYEGVLPCADCPGIETTLSFDNDSNVSKTVLYQDSKGAAETEKGKWKLNGPYVEVTFKDNQTEFYLIKTDSTIAILDQDKKEIQSELASHYILSKEKPIVPKSLNGSYILGEEGKGYYQTLSLTNTKDNEFDVAVTFKAATKKGCEFKGKGILVNNQIEVNLKDSNPDLKAVMTISVKNNMAVISTSKFNERYDLMYFCGGGGSLAGEYLKK; encoded by the coding sequence ATGGCAGCTGAAACACCTAAAGCCGACAGTACACAGGTAACCAGGACGGTTTCGGGTATGTATGAAGGTGTTTTACCATGTGCGGATTGTCCGGGAATTGAAACAACACTTTCCTTTGACAACGATTCAAATGTTTCCAAAACAGTACTGTATCAGGATAGCAAAGGAGCTGCCGAAACAGAAAAAGGAAAATGGAAGTTGAACGGTCCTTACGTGGAAGTTACTTTTAAAGACAATCAAACGGAGTTTTATCTGATTAAAACAGATAGTACCATTGCCATACTGGATCAGGATAAAAAAGAGATACAATCGGAATTAGCGTCCCATTACATTCTTTCGAAAGAGAAACCGATTGTGCCGAAATCGCTTAACGGAAGCTATATCCTGGGTGAGGAAGGAAAAGGTTATTACCAGACATTATCCCTAACGAATACTAAGGATAACGAATTTGATGTAGCGGTGACTTTTAAAGCGGCAACCAAAAAAGGCTGTGAGTTTAAAGGAAAAGGTATTTTGGTAAACAACCAGATTGAAGTGAATCTGAAAGACAGCAATCCGGATCTGAAAGCGGTTATGACAATATCCGTTAAAAACAATATGGCGGTAATTTCTACTTCTAAGTTTAACGAACGTTATGATCTAATGTATTTCTGCGGCGGCGGCGGTTCGCTGGCAGGAGAATATCTGAAGAAATAA
- a CDS encoding ATP-dependent DNA helicase, translated as MSSSKFYSSLKQNFPYQPTLKQDIFFQKIADFITNENDDEIFLLKGYAGTGKTTVIATIVNQLKDVHKKYVLLAPTGRAAKVISNYSHKPAFTIHKRIYFPKKVSGGGVNFTMQPNKFKNTVFIVDEASMISDTNSDSGLYENGSLLDDLILYIYSGHKCKMILVGDTAQLPPVHMDVSPALNMDTLSMNYSMEVQHIELDEVMRQEGKSGILYNATELREILKSQFMDSFKFQLRGFKDIVRLEDGYDIQDAIQQAYSNYSIEDTAFIVRSNKRANQYNQQIRLRILDKESELSAGDFMMVVKNNYFWLKETDEAGFIANGDIIEILEIFKIQELYGFKFAKVKIRMVDYPGQIPFETVLILDTLTSESPSLTYEQSNMLYQEVMKDYEEERTQYRKLQKVKSNPYFNALQVKFSYAITCHKSQGGQWNTVFIEQPYLPDGINKDYIRWLYTAITRAKDKLYLIGFKDDYFEN; from the coding sequence ATGAGTTCCAGCAAATTTTATTCTTCTTTAAAACAAAATTTTCCGTATCAGCCAACGCTAAAACAGGACATTTTTTTTCAAAAAATAGCCGATTTTATTACCAATGAAAACGATGATGAGATATTTCTGCTAAAAGGATATGCCGGAACCGGAAAAACTACCGTTATTGCAACCATCGTGAACCAGCTGAAAGACGTTCACAAAAAATATGTATTGCTGGCGCCCACGGGACGTGCGGCAAAAGTGATCTCAAATTATTCCCATAAACCGGCATTTACCATTCACAAACGAATTTATTTCCCTAAAAAGGTTAGTGGCGGCGGCGTTAACTTTACGATGCAGCCCAATAAATTCAAGAACACCGTTTTTATTGTCGATGAGGCCTCCATGATTTCGGATACCAATTCCGATTCGGGCCTGTACGAAAACGGTTCGTTATTAGATGATCTGATACTCTATATCTATTCCGGTCATAAATGCAAAATGATATTGGTGGGCGATACCGCACAGCTGCCTCCGGTACACATGGATGTCAGCCCGGCTTTGAATATGGATACGCTGTCCATGAATTACAGTATGGAAGTACAGCATATCGAGCTGGATGAAGTAATGCGTCAGGAAGGAAAATCCGGTATTTTATACAATGCAACCGAACTGCGGGAAATACTGAAATCTCAGTTTATGGATTCCTTTAAGTTTCAGTTAAGAGGCTTTAAAGACATTGTACGCCTGGAAGACGGCTATGATATCCAGGATGCCATTCAGCAGGCCTACAGCAATTATAGCATTGAAGACACGGCTTTTATTGTGCGTTCCAACAAAAGAGCCAATCAGTACAACCAGCAAATCCGCTTACGGATTCTGGACAAGGAAAGCGAACTTTCTGCCGGCGATTTTATGATGGTGGTCAAGAATAACTATTTCTGGCTGAAAGAAACAGATGAAGCCGGGTTTATAGCCAATGGCGATATCATTGAAATCCTGGAAATCTTTAAGATCCAGGAACTGTATGGCTTTAAATTCGCCAAGGTTAAGATCCGGATGGTCGATTATCCCGGCCAGATTCCTTTTGAAACCGTCTTGATTTTAGATACGCTAACGAGTGAATCGCCTTCATTGACCTATGAACAGTCCAACATGCTGTATCAGGAAGTCATGAAGGATTATGAAGAGGAAAGAACGCAGTACCGCAAACTCCAGAAAGTAAAAAGCAATCCGTATTTTAATGCGTTGCAGGTTAAATTCTCGTATGCGATTACGTGCCACAAATCGCAAGGCGGACAATGGAATACGGTGTTTATCGAACAGCCGTATTTACCGGATGGTATTAATAAAGATTACATACGATGGCTGTACACCGCCATTACCAGAGCAAAAGATAAATTATATCTTATTGGCTTTAAAGACGACTATTTTGAAAATTGA
- the rsmD gene encoding 16S rRNA (guanine(966)-N(2))-methyltransferase RsmD, translating to MRIISGKYKGRRINPPKNLPVRPTTDMSKESLFNILNNYFNFSELRVLDLFAGTGNISYEFASRGSGPITSVDGDFGCVNFIKKTAKEFDFDITAIKSDVFKFLEKSKASYDIIFADPPYGMEKKDFEKIVELVFQNELLETDGMMIIEHSKHTPINHMDNFSFLKNYGGSVFSFFEFENDSEEDVTDEEDEFDS from the coding sequence ATGAGAATCATTTCCGGAAAGTATAAAGGAAGACGAATCAATCCTCCAAAAAATTTACCTGTTCGCCCCACTACAGACATGTCTAAAGAATCGTTATTCAACATCCTGAATAACTATTTTAATTTCAGTGAATTGCGCGTACTGGACCTGTTTGCCGGTACCGGAAACATCAGCTATGAATTTGCTTCCCGCGGATCAGGGCCTATTACCAGTGTTGACGGCGATTTTGGCTGTGTAAACTTTATAAAAAAGACCGCAAAGGAATTTGATTTCGACATTACGGCCATTAAAAGTGATGTTTTTAAATTCCTGGAAAAAAGCAAGGCTTCCTATGATATTATCTTTGCCGACCCGCCTTACGGGATGGAAAAGAAAGATTTTGAAAAAATCGTGGAGCTTGTTTTTCAGAATGAGTTACTGGAAACAGACGGTATGATGATCATTGAACATTCCAAGCACACTCCTATCAACCACATGGATAATTTTTCTTTTTTAAAGAATTACGGCGGATCGGTATTCTCCTTCTTTGAATTTGAAAATGATTCGGAAGAGGATGTCACGGACGAAGAAGACGAATTCGACAGTTAG